In Oncorhynchus tshawytscha isolate Ot180627B linkage group LG28, Otsh_v2.0, whole genome shotgun sequence, a genomic segment contains:
- the LOC112226561 gene encoding junctional protein associated with coronary artery disease-like has protein sequence MYSVEDLLISHGYKLPKTSIPCPSSTSSATAPYEKQRHAAADCHHEIPAAENQRSGRGGPLSGNEQAGDRGACVFSSSRQALLAKGYPGSCDNESGEERNQRRKEAVSGNLGDSLAQPLGDSLATDSGFYDAPSLTYSEQVERREQLDERDVFYWRRRGQDFSVLLDYADGRELRASAGFLKASEAAWRPQALIAEDHRGEREKLQQQKQLWEDTSISWLREADAAPRQLRVVTGMTGERKCQSLGTEEWKPAVGLGRQLSDGEGERWAQEQQHRLRTQESTGSILPRTRRMSQSLPRVLSPAGATEHANTLSSLVSFQLRPGQVDRQRVNSTVFSGPYSRYYHSAAVSRDRWVRNSWQSVGHVALLPKPRFSRPVKPPSYEIHQQTRGSQEMLAVAVIDQQGGSKQPKDNRPVYYPRGGELQRQDYFAQHSAIFGMEPPGYIPPPSYKRALPPIRGGPINRNEVANYKWRGEMKIQMHMPMSSEAGKWFSGQTGGSWLEHYGDRGIPYRKQVNADPNLNPGYTEEHLGHVHYLPFDNPRVRHISGGPGGNSLTDTDKFNRNMKKETPCAKVLGQSTHDSAFPPPQGLSLNNDCRKTSLNDNDGGSSTRWCNRGLINKGSIDSVAPDQSCGIYPTAFHIRPAQQVIRHVDQGQGVSETVTQVKTSVNEPDSTEKEKPRKTDSEKTEKNEKKSVKQKLSETIFCLVSVPVPLTPGGTSRDQNNNNDDEKPPSPVRPPSPVDSPSENKTGHLTNQSFQSTSSAEAELQALTGSIASSRSSSKIVRKLPIKPPKINHHKELKLSGAWPGNQYRDQETQTSPEARKPQHPPPPGTENKEAQDPHVPAPGSSDVITQDPSGVGNTAFSCPIKGVKSLKPSSNSAFSRTATFSISSQLIKSTAQPPAAPLPPPPPPPSGNTMEAKPAATCSRQEAFGQFLLKPVSRRPWDAIEELETINKEFQDQQQKQQQSSKRPSVDQCIEDLNEAYKDILELGTASNNISNNSGAVQIPERIKIRLAGEAGLSKPSSLRRSIESWSVSVNPEYGEVKSAFSRPAERKSVTFSKQLREELPVPPRKPTGFREYRVVSNLSQRRSSCSGRTVKLDLPSPSETPPPCHFTGPSDFTDSPSDPSKTRDFSPMTPTTHTAAEVPWADRQPMQDASTLTSPPDYEDICQSLQKTRDSEVNKTFTAISKPGGGSCDTEPLGGACLDSAEECPICKRESESQMSRPSPMSPLHEESSPDLSDQSSATIVGDRDSPQGAETSEEPAEGEGDTKVSSDSGSNHSEAQTICCDWRKQLSLIDKKVEGSVTAEKTKQNQALAVAEDIGNLYKLKCAEGIPENESIEERAARILGIDVLAKSLVTGEQRVSETATESKPAASEDTESSRANEQTVQTHVRDPDSEELDSGMVSTVPPDRQEAKEKETPQDNPEYIRSAKWTHLGRETPGMQEFPPDRLPLSVPINPDLKLSHSLEGEMRGRGPLQRVDALQDKLAASPSHRVAVERRAWMKEVDPVSHMRRLSIRSTDSGEEGETKRGGGQVEVLSLPASSQSYTVEDREASEDTVLQDEVSSLSEAYDPSGVEKV, from the exons atgTACAGCGTGGAGGACCTCCTCATTTCTCACGGATACAAACTGCCCAAGACAAGCATCCCCTGCCCCTCTTCAACTTCATCCGCCACCGCGCCTTACGAGAAGCAGCGCCACGCCGCCGCTGATTGCCACCATGAAATCCCAGCAGCAGAGAACCAGAGATCTGGTCGTGGTGGACCACTGAGCGGGAATGAACAGGCGGGAGACAGAGGGGCCTGCGTCTTCAGCAGCAGCAGGCAGGCACTACTGGCGAAGGGATACCCCGGCAGCTGCGACAATGAGAGCGGCGAGGAAAGGAACCAAAGGAGAAAAGAAGCTGTCAGCGGTAACCTAGGTGACAGCCTCGCACAGCCCCTGGGCGATTCTCTCGCCACGGATAGCGG GTTCTATGACGCGCCCAGCTTAACCTATTCTGAGCAGGTCGAGAGAAGAGAGCAGTTGGATGAGAGGGATGTCTTCTactggaggaggagaggccaGGACTTCAGTGTCCTCCTGGATTACGCCGACGGCCGGGAGCTGAGAGCATCCGCTGGCTTTCTGAAGGCCTCTGAGGCGGCATGGCGACCACAGGCCCTGATCGCAGAGGaccacaggggagagagggagaagctgCAGCAGCAGAAGCAGCTATGGGAAGACACCTCCATCTCCTGGCTGAGAGAGGCCGATGCGGCTCCTAGACAGTTAAGGGTAGTGACTGGGATGACTGGGGAGCGGAAGTGCCAGAGCCTGGGCACAGAGGAGTGGAAGCCTGCAGTGGGGCTGGGGAGGCAGCTGTCGGATGGGGAGGGCGAGAGGTGGGCTCAGGAGCAGCAGCACCGCCTGAGGACTCAAGAGAGCACTGGTTCTATCCTCCCCAGAACCAGAAGGATGTCCCAGTCCCTCCCCAGAGTGTTGTCACCTGCTGGAGCTACTGAACATGCAAACACACTGTCCAGTTTGGTCAGTTTCCAGCTTCGACCAGGCCAGGTTGATAGACAGCGAGTGAACAGCACCGTATTTTCCGGGCCTTATAGTCGGTATTACCACAGTGCCGCAGTCAGCAGGGACCGGTGGGTCAGGAACAGTTGGCAAAGCGTCGGACATGTTGCACTTTTACCAAAGCCCAGGTTCAGCAGGCCTGTCAAGCCTCCATCATATGAAATACACCAGCAGACTAGGGGTAGCCAGGAGATGCTCGCTGTAGCTGTAATAGATCAGCAGGGAGGGTCCAAACAACCGAAAGACAACAGGCCTGTCTATTACCCACGGGGTGGAGAATTGCAAAGACAAGACTATTTTGCACAACACTCTGCTATCTTTGGCATGGAGCCCCCCGGTTATATCCCGCCCCCGTCTTATAAGAGAGCCCTGCCCCCAATCAGGGGAGGACCAATCAACCGCAACGAAGTGGCAAACTATAAGTGGAGGGGGGAGATGAAGATACAGATGCACATGCCTATGAGCTCAGAGGCGGGAAAGTGGTTCTCCGGACAGACAGGAGGGTCGTGGCTGGAACACTACGGGGATCGGGGTATACCCTACAGGAAACAGGTTAACGctgacccaaaccttaaccctggatACACCGAGGAGCATCTGGGTCATGTTCACTATTTACCCTTTGATAATCCGCGAGTGAGACATATCTCAGGAGGGCCTGGTGGAAATTCTCTTACTGACACTGACAAGTTTAACCGAAACATGAAGAAAGAGACTCCCTGCGCTAAGGTTTTAGGACAATCTACACACGATAGTGCCTTTCCCCCCCCACAGGGGCTCTCTCTCAATAACGACTGCCGCAAGACATCTCTCAATGACAACGACGGTGGTAGTAGTACTAGATGGTGCAACAGGGGTTTAATAAACAAAGGAAGTATAGACAGTGTAGCTCCTGATCAGAGCTGTGGTATCTATCCAACAGCTTTTCACATTAGACCTGCTCAGCAAGTGATCAGGCATGTGGACCAAGGTCAAGGTGTGTCAGAAACTGTAACTCAAGTGAAAACGTCAGTCAATGAGCCTGActccacagagaaagagaaaccaaGAAAAACTGACTCAGAGAAAACAgaaaaaaatgagaaaaagagTGTAAAACAAAAACTTAGTGAGACAATATTCTGTTTGGTGTCTGTTCCCGTCCCTCTAACGCCGGGTGGTACGTCCCGTgatcaaaacaacaacaacgacgACGAGAAGCCACCAAGCCCAGTCCGGCCACCAAGCCCAGTGGACAGTCCGAGTGAGAACAAAACGGGCCACTTAACAAACCAAAGTTTCCAAAGCACATCTTCAGCAGAGGCTGAGCTGCAAGCACTAACCGGTAGCATAGCGAGCAGCAGATCAAGCAGCAAAATAGTGAGAAAACTCCCTATTAAACCCCCCAAAATAAACCATCACAAGGAGCTGAAACTCTCAGGTGCCTGGCCTGGGAACCAATACCGGGACCAGGAGACCCAAACTAGCCCAGAAGCCCGAAAGCCTCAGCATCCCCCTCCTCCAGGCACTGAAAACAAGGAAGCACAAGACCCTCACGTCCCTGCCCCAGGCTCCTCTGACGTCATCACCCAAGATCCCAGCGGTGTGGGCAATACTGCATTCAGCTGTCCTATAAAAGGGGTGAAGAGCCTGAAACCATCCAGCAACAGCGCCTTTTCCAGGACGGCCACTTTCTCCATTTCCAGCCAGCTGAtcaagagcacagcacagccgCCAGCAgcgccactaccaccaccaccaccaccaccctcaggAAACACGATGGAGGCCAAACCAGCAGCGACCTGCAGTAGGCAGGAAGCCTTCGGTCAGTTCCTGCTGAAGCCCGTCAGCAGGCGGCCATGGGACGCCATCGAGGAGTTGGAGACTATCAACAAAGAGTTCCAGGATcagcagcagaagcagcagcagagCAGCAAGAGACCCAGTGTTGACCAGTGCATTGAGGACCTCAACGAGGCCTACAAAGACATCCTAGAGCTAGGCACTGCCAGCAATAACATTTCCAACAATAGTGGTGCTGTGCAGATCCCTGAGCGGATCAAGATAAGGCTGGCGGGAGAGGCGGGGCTCAGCAAGCCCAGCAGCCTTAGGCGCAGTATCGAGAGCTGGTCTGTGTCCGTCAACCCGGAGTACGGGGAGGTTAAGAGCGCTTTCTCCAGACCTGCTGAAAGAAAATCTGTGACTTTCAGCAAGCAGCTAAGAGAGGAGCTCCCTGTCCCACCACGCAAGCCTACAGGATTCAGAGAATACAGGGTTGTTTCGAACTTGTCGCAGAGGAGAAGTAGCTGCAGTGGCAGGACAGTGAAGCTAGACCTCCCTTCGCCTTCAGAGACACCACCGCCTTGTCACTTCACCGGCCCTAGTGACTTTACTGACTCTCCTAGTGATCCCAGCAAGACCAGAGACTTCAGTCCAATGACTCCAACAACGCACACTGCAGCCGAAGTCCCCTGGGCAGATAGGCAGCCGATGCAGGACGCCTCCACACTTACGAGTCCCCCTGACTATGAGGACATATGTCAGTCTTTACAAAAGACCCGAGACTCAGAGGTTAACAAAACGTTCACCGCCATATCTAAACCTGGTGGTGGTAGCTGCGATACAGAGCCTCTAGGGGGAGCCTGTTTAGACTCTGCAGAGGAATGCCCCATTtgtaaaagagagagcgagagccagatGTCCAGACCAAGTCCAATGTCTCCGCTCCACGAGGAGTCAAGCCCAGACTTATCCGATCAAAGTAGCGCGACGATTGTTGGCGACCGTGACAGTCCACAAGGAGCTGAAACGTCCGAAGAACCAGCTGAAGGCGAAGGAGACACAAAGGTATCCTCTGACTCTGGCTCAAATCATTCAGAGGCTCAGACTATATGTTGCGATTGGAGGAAGCAGCTGTCACTCATAGATAAGAAGGTGGAGGGGAGTGTCACTGCTGAGAAGACCAAACAAAACCAAGCTCTGGCAGTGGCAGAGGACATTGGCAATCTATACAAACTTAAATGTGCTGAGGGCATTCCAGAGAATGAATCCATAGAGGAGAGGGCAGCCAGGATATTAGGGATTGATGTACTTGCAAAGTCTTTAGTCACAGGGGAGCAGCGGGTTAGTGAGACGGCAACAGAGAGTAAACCCGCTGCTAGTGAAGATACAGAAAGCAGCAGGGCAAACGAACAGACAGTACAAACACATGTGAGAGATCCAGATTCTGAGGAACTGGACTCTGGAATGGTATCTACAGTGCCTCCTGACAGGCAGGAGGCAAAAGAAAAGGAGACACCACAGGATAACCCAGAGTACATCAGGAGTGCCAAATGGACCCATCTGGGTCGAGAAACTCCAGGTATGCAGGAGTTTCCGCCAGACAGACTACCGCTTTCGGTCCccattaaccctgaccttaagCTGTCCCACAgcctggagggagagatgaggggcaGAGGACCCTTGCAGCGCGTAGACGCCCTGCAGGATAAGCTGGCTGCATCGCCCAGCCACCGGGTGGCGGTAGAGCGCCGGGCATGGATGAAGGAAGTGGACCCAGTGTCACACATGAGACGCCTCAGCATCAGGAGCACAGACTCTGGGGAGGAGGGTGAGACCAAGCGTGGCGGTGGGCAAGTGGAAGTGCTCTCCCTACCTGCTTCCTCCCAGAGTTATACTGTGGAAGATAGAGAGGCCTCTGAAGACACAGTGTTGCAAGATGAGGTGTCATCCCTCTCAG